A genomic window from Desulfobacterales bacterium includes:
- a CDS encoding pancreas/duodenum homeobox protein 1 — MSKNDHNALFTPETLASLFPDEKSDRFFDALFGDASEGAYDIRLSFIEHNCNSLHFELQLIQRPGKCLGCHLTYGLPQVFSRHPVIDIKGLVDDIGKLVEGRCQIEKWQLGATRELSRELHVIPLTIYLTD; from the coding sequence ATGAGCAAAAACGACCACAACGCGCTTTTCACTCCCGAAACATTGGCATCCCTTTTTCCCGATGAAAAATCAGACCGGTTTTTTGATGCGCTTTTCGGCGATGCGTCCGAGGGCGCCTATGATATTCGCCTTTCTTTTATTGAGCATAATTGCAACAGCTTGCATTTTGAATTGCAACTCATTCAACGGCCCGGAAAGTGCCTCGGATGCCATTTGACCTATGGACTGCCCCAGGTTTTTTCCCGCCATCCGGTGATTGACATTAAAGGTCTTGTGGACGATATCGGAAAACTCGTCGAAGGCCGGTGTCAAATCGAAAAATGGCAGCTTGGCGCCACCCGGGAGCTTTCCCGCGAACTGCATGTTATTCCCCTGACGATCTATTTGACGGATTAG
- a CDS encoding alpha/beta hydrolase, with protein MPTIVRVVIWAVVIYVLYCGLLFLFQRRVMYPRGLVQPIAINSELESKIEKIQIATRHGSMEAWYIPPDAGTVSSTAPAIVMAHGNAELIDGLLYEFGWLSGKGIGLLLVEYPGYGRSEGAPSQQSITDTFLAAYDKLVQRPDINPEKIVLFGRSLGSGPVCDLSGKRPSAAMVILSGFTSARAFAANYLVPAFLIRDAFDNLAAISRYNRPVLIVHGDQDEMIPYAHATRLAGAAKQGTLITYRCNHNNCPPDEMQFRRDLLGFLAKAGIP; from the coding sequence ATGCCGACGATTGTTCGCGTGGTTATCTGGGCCGTTGTTATTTACGTCCTTTATTGCGGGTTACTCTTTCTTTTTCAGCGCCGCGTGATGTACCCCAGGGGGCTGGTACAACCCATCGCAATCAATTCCGAACTCGAATCGAAGATCGAAAAAATACAAATCGCCACCCGGCACGGGTCGATGGAAGCCTGGTATATTCCCCCGGATGCCGGAACCGTGAGTTCTACGGCGCCCGCGATCGTTATGGCGCACGGAAATGCGGAGCTTATCGACGGGTTGCTCTATGAGTTCGGTTGGCTCAGCGGTAAAGGTATCGGCCTTCTGCTCGTAGAATATCCGGGTTACGGCCGCTCGGAAGGCGCCCCCTCACAGCAAAGCATTACGGACACCTTTCTTGCCGCTTATGATAAGCTGGTTCAACGGCCGGATATCAACCCGGAAAAAATTGTGCTGTTCGGCCGAAGCCTGGGAAGCGGGCCGGTGTGTGATCTTTCGGGTAAACGTCCTTCCGCAGCGATGGTTATCCTTTCGGGCTTTACAAGTGCGCGGGCGTTTGCCGCAAACTATCTGGTTCCCGCCTTTCTGATTCGCGATGCCTTTGACAATCTGGCCGCGATTTCGAGATACAACCGGCCGGTATTGATTGTCCATGGCGATCAGGACGAAATGATTCCCTATGCTCACGCAACCCGGCTTGCCGGCGCGGCAAAGCAAGGCACCCTGATTACCTATCGTTGCAACCACAACAACTGCCCGCCGGACGAAATGCAATTCCGCCGCGACCTTCTCGGCTTTCTGGCAAAAGCAGGAATTCCTTAA
- a CDS encoding helix-turn-helix transcriptional regulator, with the protein MKELMSTREAAQFLDVNEKMIYTLISDKKLPATKITGKWLFPKHLVEQWIEANTINYPEPTPQLPPYHGLLIIAGSNDPLLEAFISHFNSRNPEHLAVFGNIGSMGGLMALKQNRCHIATSHLMQDNEKEYNFDFAGKTFEQMPAVVNFCLREQGILVQKGNPKKIEGVADLARPDVTMINRPLGTGTRLLIDNEFKKIGIDTDTVKGYQNISHRHMDVGLEILSGRIDAGPAIRPVASILNLDFIPLRWERYDLLIAKDRFFDQGVQLFIGLLHEKDLANLSLKYNGYDTKLSGKMVYPQA; encoded by the coding sequence ATGAAAGAACTTATGTCCACCCGTGAAGCGGCACAGTTTCTGGATGTAAATGAGAAAATGATTTACACTTTGATTTCCGATAAAAAGCTGCCCGCAACCAAAATCACGGGAAAATGGCTTTTCCCCAAACATCTGGTTGAACAATGGATCGAAGCCAATACCATCAATTACCCGGAGCCGACCCCACAACTGCCGCCTTATCATGGGCTCTTGATCATCGCCGGCAGCAATGACCCGCTGCTTGAAGCCTTTATTTCCCATTTCAACAGCCGAAACCCGGAACACCTCGCTGTATTCGGCAATATCGGCAGCATGGGCGGATTAATGGCGCTTAAGCAGAACCGCTGCCACATCGCCACAAGCCATCTCATGCAGGACAACGAAAAAGAGTATAATTTTGATTTTGCCGGCAAAACCTTTGAACAGATGCCGGCCGTGGTCAATTTTTGTCTTCGTGAGCAAGGGATTCTCGTTCAAAAGGGGAATCCAAAAAAAATAGAGGGGGTCGCGGATCTGGCACGGCCCGATGTGACCATGATCAATCGTCCCCTTGGCACCGGCACGCGATTGCTCATCGACAACGAATTTAAGAAAATCGGTATCGACACGGATACCGTCAAAGGATATCAGAACATCAGCCACCGTCACATGGATGTGGGTCTTGAAATTCTTTCCGGGCGCATCGACGCCGGCCCCGCTATTCGTCCGGTCGCATCCATTTTAAATCTGGATTTTATTCCGCTGCGATGGGAACGCTATGATTTACTGATCGCCAAGGACAGGTTCTTTGATCAGGGAGTGCAGCTTTTTATCGGGTTGCTCCATGAAAAGGATTTGGCGAACCTTTCCCTGAAATATAATGGCTACGACACCAAACTCAGCGGCAAGATGGTGTATCCGCAAGCATAG
- a CDS encoding acetyl ornithine aminotransferase family protein, translating to MKKPAIHTRLPGPNAEKWIRLDRTVVSPSYTRMYPLVAKQAKGLWITDVDGNEFLDFTAGIAVCATGHCHPEVVSAIKAQADNLLHMSGTDFYYTPQIQLAERLSKLVPGKGPKKVYFGNSGAEAVEAAFKLARWHTRRNLNIAFYGAFHGRTMGALSLTASKTIQKKNYNPLVPGITHIPYAYCYRCPYRLSYPGCGIYCVQWIEDTLFRTTIPPEEVAAIFLEPIQGEGGYIVPPPEFHQELKKIADKYDILYVADEVQSGMGRTGKMFAMAHFGVVPDIIALAKGIASGMPLGAMVAHADIMNWETGSHASTFGGNPVSCAAAMVTIDLLKRELIQNAATRGKQLINGLRTLQNQYECIGDVRGKGLMAAIELVKDRQAKTPANQLRADIIQAAFQKGLLLLGCGANSIRFSPPLTASSEEIDTCLSIVEEVIREMAN from the coding sequence ATGAAAAAGCCGGCCATTCATACTCGCTTACCCGGCCCGAACGCTGAAAAATGGATCCGATTAGACCGCACGGTGGTCTCCCCCTCTTACACCCGCATGTACCCGCTGGTCGCCAAACAGGCCAAAGGCCTCTGGATTACCGATGTGGACGGCAACGAGTTCCTGGATTTTACCGCCGGTATCGCCGTCTGCGCCACCGGGCATTGCCACCCCGAGGTTGTCAGTGCCATTAAGGCCCAGGCCGATAACCTGTTGCACATGTCCGGGACGGATTTTTATTATACGCCCCAGATTCAGTTGGCCGAACGATTGTCCAAGCTCGTCCCGGGAAAAGGCCCTAAAAAGGTTTATTTCGGCAACTCCGGAGCCGAGGCCGTGGAGGCGGCCTTCAAGCTTGCCAGATGGCATACCCGGCGCAATCTGAATATCGCCTTTTACGGCGCCTTTCACGGCCGAACCATGGGGGCGCTGTCATTGACCGCCAGCAAAACCATTCAGAAAAAAAATTACAACCCCCTGGTGCCCGGTATCACGCATATTCCGTATGCGTATTGCTACCGTTGCCCTTACCGGCTGAGCTATCCGGGCTGCGGAATTTACTGCGTTCAATGGATCGAAGACACCCTTTTCAGAACCACCATTCCGCCGGAAGAGGTCGCGGCCATCTTTCTTGAACCGATTCAGGGCGAGGGCGGTTACATCGTTCCGCCGCCCGAATTTCACCAGGAATTGAAAAAAATTGCGGATAAATATGACATTCTTTATGTCGCCGATGAGGTGCAAAGCGGCATGGGACGAACCGGAAAAATGTTCGCCATGGCACATTTCGGCGTCGTGCCGGATATTATCGCACTGGCCAAGGGGATCGCTTCCGGCATGCCGCTGGGCGCCATGGTGGCCCACGCGGACATCATGAACTGGGAGACGGGCTCCCATGCCTCCACCTTCGGCGGTAATCCGGTTTCCTGCGCGGCGGCCATGGTAACCATTGATTTGCTGAAAAGAGAACTCATTCAGAACGCGGCAACCCGTGGCAAACAACTGATAAACGGACTGCGGACGCTTCAGAATCAATATGAATGTATCGGCGATGTTCGGGGGAAGGGCCTGATGGCGGCCATTGAACTCGTCAAGGACCGGCAAGCCAAAACCCCGGCAAATCAATTGCGCGCGGACATCATTCAGGCCGCATTTCAAAAAGGCCTGCTGCTGCTCGGTTGCGGCGCCAACAGCATTCGCTTCAGCCCGCCGCTGACCGCCTCAAGCGAGGAAATTGACACATGCCTGAGCATCGTGGAGGAGGTCATTCGTGAAATGGCCAACTAA